One Gemmatimonadota bacterium DNA window includes the following coding sequences:
- the ccmA gene encoding heme ABC exporter ATP-binding protein CcmA: MTDRSAPGISIRQLTKTYGRFRALHRVDMDVAPGSFLALFGPNGAGKSTLLGVIAGLVRPSRGQVFLDGDEITKDRDESLGRRIGVLSYQTYLYDELTVRENLRFYGKLFGVENREERIEELLRTVGMETRSGSPVRTLSRGMRQRVALARALLHDPDILLLDEPYSGLDQDALAMLKAILIERNKTILLVTHDLVRGMESADRVAILNRGSLVFEAETRGLSQVEFERTYRDHAV; encoded by the coding sequence ATGACTGATCGATCCGCCCCCGGCATCAGCATCCGTCAGCTGACCAAAACCTACGGCCGTTTCCGGGCATTGCACCGGGTGGACATGGACGTGGCGCCCGGTTCCTTCCTGGCCCTGTTCGGTCCCAACGGCGCGGGCAAGTCGACCCTGCTGGGCGTCATCGCCGGGCTCGTGCGCCCGTCCCGCGGCCAGGTGTTCCTCGACGGCGACGAAATCACGAAGGACCGCGACGAATCCCTGGGCAGGCGGATCGGCGTGCTGTCCTACCAGACCTATCTATACGACGAACTGACCGTACGGGAGAACCTGCGGTTTTACGGGAAACTGTTCGGGGTAGAAAACCGCGAGGAGCGGATAGAAGAGCTGTTGCGCACGGTGGGCATGGAGACCAGGTCGGGGAGTCCGGTCCGCACGCTTTCACGCGGCATGCGCCAGCGGGTGGCCCTGGCCCGGGCCCTGCTGCACGACCCGGATATCCTGTTGCTTGACGAACCCTACTCAGGACTGGACCAGGACGCGCTGGCCATGCTGAAGGCAATCCTTATCGAGCGGAACAAGACGATACTGCTCGTGACCCACGACCTGGTCCGCGGCATGGAGTCCGCCGACCGCGTGGCCATCCTGAACCGCGGAAGCCTCGTCTTCGAGGCCGAGACCCGTGGCCTGTCTCAGGTCGAATTCGAACGGACCTACCGGGACCACGCGGTATGA
- a CDS encoding zinc ribbon domain-containing protein encodes MTLVACGLLALGVLAFMISPMLEGSARRPWTAWSTGSRRDDLLKKKDFIYSSIRELNIDYNMGKLAAEDHEALRQEYMQEASDVLDELDRTAGTDLSVEEQIEESVLEVRRRRDPAATVVETAVDDTAVDEMAPVVDTPVEERKTAAERPAQTVSVQSCVSCGTINEESANFCIECGASLKRGTCGGCGTENPATAKFCAQCGEKLT; translated from the coding sequence ATGACACTGGTTGCTTGCGGACTGCTCGCGCTGGGCGTACTGGCCTTCATGATCAGTCCTATGCTGGAAGGGTCGGCCCGCCGCCCCTGGACCGCCTGGTCCACCGGGTCCCGCCGGGACGATCTGCTGAAGAAGAAGGATTTCATCTATTCGTCCATCCGCGAGCTGAACATCGATTACAACATGGGCAAGCTGGCCGCCGAGGATCACGAAGCGCTCCGCCAGGAATACATGCAGGAAGCGTCGGACGTGCTCGACGAACTGGATCGGACCGCCGGCACCGACCTGTCCGTCGAGGAACAGATCGAGGAGTCAGTGCTGGAGGTCCGGCGGCGGCGGGACCCGGCGGCCACTGTAGTGGAGACGGCCGTCGATGATACGGCCGTCGATGAAATGGCGCCGGTCGTGGATACGCCTGTTGAAGAAAGAAAGACCGCCGCCGAGCGGCCGGCGCAGACCGTGAGTGTTCAGTCGTGCGTGAGTTGCGGCACGATCAACGAGGAATCCGCCAACTTCTGCATCGAGTGCGGCGCTTCTCTGAAGCGCGGTACCTGCGGCGGCTGCGGTACCGAAAATCCGGCCACTGCCAAATTCTGCGCGCAGTGTGGAGAAAAACTGACGTGA
- a CDS encoding cytochrome c maturation protein CcmE, giving the protein MENRKRKKQRKFLVGFGLVIAAIGYLIYTGVTDATMYYLTVSELKAAVATGEVAYDENLRLHGKVVNGSIQRGDVGSMRIRFIAHEGGVQAPVVYTGVVPDTFRDDSEVVVEGGYARDGTFNAHTLYAKCPSKYEAEGGYGQYEQTEPKSPEPLPRS; this is encoded by the coding sequence ATGGAAAATCGTAAACGGAAAAAGCAGCGGAAATTCCTTGTGGGCTTCGGCCTGGTGATCGCCGCCATCGGTTACCTGATCTATACCGGGGTGACCGATGCGACCATGTACTACCTGACCGTGAGCGAACTGAAGGCCGCCGTAGCAACGGGCGAGGTGGCCTACGACGAGAACCTGCGCCTGCACGGGAAGGTCGTGAACGGATCAATCCAGCGAGGCGACGTAGGCTCCATGCGCATCCGTTTCATCGCTCACGAGGGCGGTGTTCAGGCCCCCGTCGTCTACACCGGCGTAGTCCCGGATACATTCAGGGACGATTCGGAAGTGGTCGTGGAGGGCGGATATGCCCGGGACGGGACCTTCAACGCCCATACACTCTACGCCAAGTGTCCGTCCAAGTACGAGGCCGAGGGGGGATACGGTCAGTATGAGCAGACCGAGCCGAAGTCGCCGGAGCCGCTTCCCCGGTCCTAG
- a CDS encoding MoxR family ATPase, which yields MSAFTSAQDVIQRFEARDYICGPDLATPVFLMERLEKPLLVEGPPGVGKTEIAKMLSGALDRRLIRLQCYEGLDESKALYEWEYTKQLLYTQMLKDRIGDLLNQTDTLGNAVEALNREDSAFFSRHFLLPRPLLEAILSPEPVVLLVDEIDRSDDEFESFLLEVLSDFQVSIPELGTLTAARRPLVVLTSNANRNLSEALRRRCLYLYINYPSLEQEVRIVLRKTPGIDADLANQVVRFVQKIRTLNMRKPPSIAETIDWALALVVLNAQHLSRDILSSTLNVLMKDREDIERIMRDGYHDQAAG from the coding sequence ATGTCCGCTTTCACGTCTGCCCAGGATGTCATCCAGCGCTTCGAAGCCCGGGACTACATCTGCGGTCCCGACCTGGCCACGCCCGTCTTTCTCATGGAACGGCTCGAGAAGCCGCTGCTGGTAGAGGGCCCTCCCGGCGTGGGCAAGACGGAGATCGCAAAAATGCTTTCAGGCGCGCTGGACCGGCGCCTGATCCGGCTGCAATGCTACGAGGGGCTGGACGAGTCCAAGGCGCTTTACGAATGGGAATATACCAAGCAGTTGCTGTACACGCAGATGCTCAAGGACCGCATCGGCGACCTGCTGAACCAAACTGATACGCTCGGAAACGCGGTTGAAGCGCTCAACCGGGAGGACAGCGCCTTCTTTTCCCGGCACTTCCTGCTCCCGCGGCCTCTGCTGGAGGCTATCCTCTCGCCGGAACCTGTCGTCCTCCTGGTCGACGAGATCGACCGCTCAGACGACGAATTCGAGAGCTTCCTCCTCGAGGTGCTGAGCGACTTCCAGGTCAGCATCCCCGAACTCGGCACACTGACCGCGGCCCGGCGGCCCCTCGTTGTGCTGACGAGTAACGCGAACCGGAACCTGTCCGAGGCGCTCAGGCGGCGCTGCCTGTACCTATATATCAACTATCCCTCCCTTGAGCAGGAGGTCCGGATCGTCCTTCGCAAGACACCCGGTATCGATGCGGACCTGGCGAACCAGGTCGTCCGGTTCGTCCAGAAAATCAGGACGCTCAACATGCGCAAGCCCCCCAGCATCGCCGAAACGATCGATTGGGCGCTGGCGCTGGTGGTCCTGAACGCGCAGCACCTCTCGCGCGACATCCTTTCGAGCACGCTGAACGTCCTGATGAAGGACCGGGAGGATATCGAACGGATCATGCGGGACGGCTACCATGATCAAGCGGCTGGTTGA
- a CDS encoding VWA domain-containing protein, giving the protein MIKRLVEFARLLRQSGVRVSMAETLDAAEVLRHAPVTERPAFKASLRATLVKSREDIPAFDEAFEQFFLVQVGDDAEELDDPCGETEGPPDGHPDIDEFPDDGEQDVRRFQDEQGEAMAGDGEGDPADTDESEDLEGDLERMLARVQVGEQASDAVTEPGTQPNQQAEDVDLYQELPPGDVENLYEAVEDLARNLVTRKSLRYRKSRHGRVDIKNTIQRSFRTGNLPFHIIYKHRKIKKNELVVLCDVSGSVWEVARFFIKLVHEMQNQFSRARSFLFVDRINEVTDEFDSRPFEEIVENLKDDHALNFFGLSDFGRAFYQFHDEHLLSLSRNTVLVILGDARTNWFDPQDWVLDELRKRVHQTIWLNPEPTQYWDTDDSVMSRYSPHCDHVLECRNLAQLQEIGELILRA; this is encoded by the coding sequence ATGATCAAGCGGCTGGTTGAGTTTGCCAGGCTGCTCAGACAGTCCGGCGTACGCGTTTCCATGGCCGAGACACTGGACGCCGCTGAAGTGCTTCGGCACGCGCCGGTCACCGAACGGCCGGCCTTCAAGGCGTCCCTGCGGGCCACCCTCGTCAAATCCCGCGAGGACATTCCCGCCTTCGACGAGGCTTTCGAGCAGTTTTTCCTGGTCCAGGTAGGGGACGACGCGGAAGAACTGGACGATCCGTGCGGGGAGACCGAGGGGCCGCCCGACGGCCATCCCGATATCGACGAGTTTCCCGATGACGGGGAACAGGACGTCCGGCGTTTCCAGGACGAACAGGGAGAGGCCATGGCGGGAGACGGGGAAGGGGACCCTGCGGATACAGACGAGTCGGAAGACCTGGAAGGCGACCTGGAGCGGATGCTTGCCCGCGTGCAGGTAGGGGAACAGGCGTCGGACGCGGTCACCGAGCCCGGCACGCAGCCGAACCAGCAGGCGGAAGACGTCGACCTCTACCAGGAACTGCCACCGGGCGACGTGGAAAACCTGTACGAAGCGGTGGAAGATCTCGCCCGTAATCTCGTGACGCGCAAATCGCTTCGTTACAGGAAGTCGCGCCACGGCAGAGTCGACATCAAGAATACGATCCAGCGGAGTTTTCGCACGGGCAACCTGCCCTTTCACATCATCTACAAGCACCGCAAGATCAAGAAGAACGAACTTGTCGTGTTGTGCGATGTCTCGGGATCGGTCTGGGAGGTCGCCCGCTTCTTCATCAAGCTGGTCCACGAAATGCAGAATCAGTTCAGCCGGGCCCGCAGCTTTCTCTTCGTGGACCGGATCAACGAGGTGACGGACGAATTCGACAGCAGGCCCTTCGAAGAAATCGTCGAAAACCTGAAGGACGACCACGCCCTGAATTTCTTCGGCCTGAGCGATTTCGGAAGGGCCTTCTACCAGTTCCACGACGAACACCTGCTGTCCCTCTCCAGAAACACGGTGCTCGTCATCCTCGGCGACGCGCGGACGAACTGGTTCGACCCCCAGGACTGGGTGTTGGACGAGCTTAGAAAAAGGGTGCACCAGACGATCTGGCTGAACCCCGAGCCCACGCAGTACTGGGACACCGACGATTCCGTCATGTCCCGTTACAGCCCGCACTGCGACCACGTGCTGGAATGCCGGAACCTGGCCCAGCTCCAGGAAATCGGCGAACTGATTCTCAGGGCGTGA
- a CDS encoding DUF4159 domain-containing protein: protein MKHAHLPRSIGVVLAVCLLGVALWTTRGSGDSGHDLFLRNDFTFGRVVYQNYGGFYRGFGWGRWSVDFPSADANVIRALRATTSLKINEPQAVELTDPDLFDIPFLYILEVGSLQFSQEEVDALREYLLRGGFLMVDDFHGSRQWAVWESQMKRVFPERDIAEVPAGHAIFHCYYDFDEYPLVPGTAALWRPGNYERDGALYGHRLRGITDDGGRLMVLMNWNADLGDGWKHAADPGYPRAYSVTAYRLAVNYAIYAMTH, encoded by the coding sequence ATGAAACACGCACACCTTCCCAGAAGCATCGGCGTGGTCCTTGCGGTCTGCCTGCTCGGCGTGGCGCTGTGGACGACCCGTGGCAGCGGAGATTCCGGTCACGACCTGTTTCTGCGCAATGATTTCACCTTCGGCCGGGTGGTGTACCAGAACTACGGCGGGTTCTACCGGGGATTCGGATGGGGGCGGTGGTCGGTGGATTTCCCGTCGGCCGACGCCAACGTGATCCGTGCCCTGCGGGCCACGACCTCCCTCAAGATCAACGAACCGCAGGCCGTGGAGCTGACCGACCCCGATCTGTTCGATATTCCCTTCCTGTATATCCTGGAAGTCGGATCCCTGCAGTTCAGCCAGGAGGAAGTGGACGCCCTGCGGGAGTACCTGCTGCGCGGCGGGTTCCTGATGGTGGACGATTTCCACGGATCGCGCCAGTGGGCGGTCTGGGAATCGCAGATGAAGCGGGTGTTCCCCGAACGCGACATCGCGGAGGTCCCCGCCGGTCACGCGATATTCCACTGCTACTACGATTTCGACGAGTATCCCCTGGTGCCCGGTACCGCGGCCTTGTGGAGACCGGGCAACTACGAGCGGGACGGCGCGTTGTACGGCCACCGGCTGCGGGGCATAACCGACGATGGCGGAAGGCTCATGGTGCTGATGAACTGGAACGCCGACCTGGGCGACGGCTGGAAGCACGCGGCCGATCCCGGGTACCCGCGCGCGTATTCGGTGACCGCGTACCGGCTCGCCGTGAACTACGCCATCTACGCGATGACCCATTGA
- a CDS encoding [LysW]-lysine hydrolase, producing the protein MSRDRDDIALLRGLVERYSPSTQEGEAVSFLVDAMERRGLRAWVDEAGNAVGETGRGEPHIALVGHIDTVPGIVPVRGESGRLYGRGTVDAKGPLAAFAAALSRFSAIDSARITVVGAVEEECPTSKGARHLVDRMRPDYVFIGEPSGWDSVTIGYKGHVGFDYRLKQPNAHHAGNHRRAGERAIGLYNALQTRVAGQATESEFESPRLELRRFSTCDEGLTEGVEAYFSVRVPPGYDLDDLIGFVTEQADPAEIVCDQRLAGVVAAKNTALVRALLKGIRKEGGRPTFKKKTGTSDMCIVGPAWKCPIAAYGPGDSSLDHTPDEHIVLDEYLRSIEVLAAALEHLTVTERINPTTNRRDGPPGVQSGD; encoded by the coding sequence ATGAGCCGTGACCGCGACGACATCGCCCTGCTGCGCGGCCTGGTCGAGCGATACAGTCCCTCCACGCAGGAAGGCGAAGCCGTCTCCTTCCTGGTGGATGCCATGGAGCGCCGAGGTCTCCGCGCCTGGGTGGACGAAGCAGGGAACGCGGTAGGCGAGACAGGCCGGGGCGAACCACACATTGCCCTGGTCGGCCATATCGACACGGTACCCGGAATCGTCCCCGTGCGGGGAGAATCGGGCAGGCTTTACGGTCGCGGCACGGTGGACGCCAAAGGTCCCCTGGCCGCCTTCGCTGCCGCCCTGTCCCGGTTCTCGGCAATCGACAGTGCCCGGATCACGGTCGTCGGCGCCGTGGAGGAGGAGTGCCCTACCTCGAAGGGCGCCCGTCACCTTGTGGACCGCATGCGGCCGGACTACGTATTCATCGGCGAACCGAGCGGCTGGGACAGTGTCACCATCGGATACAAGGGCCATGTGGGGTTCGACTACCGCCTCAAGCAGCCCAACGCCCATCACGCGGGAAACCATCGACGCGCGGGGGAACGGGCCATCGGCCTGTACAACGCGCTTCAAACGCGCGTCGCCGGCCAGGCTACGGAAAGCGAATTCGAATCACCACGGCTCGAGTTAAGACGATTCAGTACCTGCGACGAGGGGTTGACCGAGGGCGTCGAAGCGTATTTCTCGGTGCGCGTGCCGCCCGGTTACGACCTGGATGACCTGATCGGCTTCGTGACGGAACAGGCGGATCCCGCGGAAATCGTGTGTGACCAGCGGCTGGCGGGCGTGGTCGCCGCGAAGAACACGGCGCTGGTCCGGGCCCTTTTGAAGGGCATCAGAAAGGAAGGCGGCCGTCCGACCTTCAAGAAGAAGACGGGCACGTCGGACATGTGCATCGTCGGACCGGCATGGAAGTGTCCGATTGCCGCCTACGGTCCCGGCGATTCGAGCCTGGACCATACGCCGGACGAGCACATCGTCCTGGACGAGTACCTGCGGTCCATAGAGGTGTTGGCGGCCGCCCTCGAGCACCTGACGGTCACCGAGCGAATCAATCCAACCACAAATCGGCGAGACGGACCGCCTGGCGTTCAGTCCGGCGACTAA
- a CDS encoding acetylornithine/succinylornithine family transaminase has protein sequence MTDYQEMEDRGSMGILPKRDVVIVRGSGTRIRDDRGREYIDCIGGIGTANIGHSHPAVAEAVARQAKRLVICPDTFYNDRRAELAAALTRTAPVGLDRLFLCNSGTEAVEAALKFARVVTGRSGIIAAQRGFHGRTFGALSATWNPKYRAPFEPLVPGFTHVKYNDASAMEEAIDDGTAAVILEVVQGEGGVRLGDGAYLRRVEALCRERGTLFVVDEVQTGFGRTGAMFACQHHDLRPDILCLAKAMAGGLPVGAALCADSVRDVPAMSHGNTFGGSPVICAAALATLRVLEEEGLVENARENGAYFRDRLVALDAPGVREVRGLGLIIGVELKGRVTPVLRGLMERGVMALPAGNTVLRFLPPLSISREEIDQVVEAVGAVLGSLEKSSADRGTRAEARSPGKRRVRRSPAGVREAE, from the coding sequence ATGACAGACTATCAGGAAATGGAAGACCGCGGATCCATGGGGATTCTGCCGAAGCGGGACGTGGTGATCGTCCGGGGCAGCGGCACGCGGATCCGGGACGACCGGGGCCGGGAATACATCGACTGTATCGGCGGAATCGGCACGGCAAACATCGGCCACAGCCATCCGGCCGTGGCGGAGGCGGTCGCGCGGCAGGCGAAGCGGCTCGTGATTTGTCCGGATACCTTCTACAACGACCGCCGCGCGGAGTTGGCCGCGGCTCTGACCCGGACCGCCCCGGTGGGGCTGGACCGGCTCTTCCTGTGCAATTCGGGTACGGAGGCGGTGGAAGCTGCGCTTAAATTCGCCCGCGTCGTAACCGGCCGGTCGGGCATCATCGCGGCCCAGCGCGGGTTTCACGGCCGCACTTTCGGTGCCTTGAGCGCGACCTGGAATCCCAAGTACCGCGCCCCCTTCGAACCGCTCGTGCCGGGGTTCACCCACGTGAAATACAACGACGCCTCCGCCATGGAGGAAGCCATAGACGACGGGACCGCCGCGGTGATCCTGGAGGTGGTACAGGGCGAGGGCGGCGTGCGGCTCGGCGACGGCGCGTATCTGAGGCGCGTGGAAGCGCTGTGCCGGGAACGGGGCACCCTGTTCGTCGTGGACGAAGTGCAGACCGGCTTCGGGCGGACCGGTGCCATGTTCGCCTGCCAGCACCATGACCTGCGACCGGACATCCTCTGTCTGGCCAAGGCCATGGCCGGAGGCCTGCCCGTAGGCGCGGCGCTCTGTGCCGACTCGGTCCGGGACGTCCCCGCCATGTCCCACGGCAACACCTTCGGCGGCAGTCCGGTGATCTGCGCTGCCGCCCTGGCTACGCTGCGTGTGCTGGAGGAGGAAGGGCTTGTCGAGAACGCCCGGGAGAACGGGGCGTATTTCCGAGATCGCCTCGTGGCGCTGGACGCACCCGGCGTCCGGGAGGTCCGGGGTTTGGGCCTGATCATCGGGGTCGAGTTAAAAGGAAGGGTCACCCCTGTCCTCCGGGGACTCATGGAGCGCGGCGTGATGGCCCTGCCCGCGGGCAACACGGTGCTGCGCTTCCTGCCGCCCCTGTCGATCTCCAGGGAAGAGATCGACCAGGTAGTGGAGGCCGTGGGCGCAGTGCTGGGATCACTGGAGAAAAGTTCGGCGGACCGTGGAACCCGCGCGGAAGCGCGATCCCCCGGCAAGCGGCGCGTGCGGCGCAGTCCGGCCGGCGTCCGGGAGGCCGAATGA
- a CDS encoding [LysW]-aminoadipate kinase: protein MIVVKTGGSRGINLDYVLEDIARQTEPLVLVHGASDELNQISEQLGKPPRMVTSPSGYTSRVTDQETLDIFTMVYCGKRNTRIVEKLQQLGVNAVGLSGVDGRLLEGRRKPNIRIVEDGRTKVLRDDYTGRIEKANVSLLTTLLDQGYLPVVSPPAISYEGEVINVDGDRAAAVIADALGAERLVILSNTPGFLEDADDESTLILRISRDGIDEAIATHARDRMKKKLLGAKEALEVGVGQVILGDGRIPEPVTAALRGAGTVIG, encoded by the coding sequence ATGATCGTGGTGAAGACGGGCGGCAGCAGGGGCATCAACCTGGATTACGTCCTCGAAGACATCGCCCGGCAAACGGAACCGCTGGTGCTGGTGCACGGCGCGTCGGACGAATTGAACCAGATATCGGAGCAACTGGGCAAGCCGCCCCGCATGGTCACGTCGCCGTCGGGATACACGAGCCGGGTCACCGATCAGGAAACGCTGGACATCTTCACCATGGTGTACTGCGGGAAACGCAACACCCGCATCGTCGAGAAACTGCAGCAACTGGGCGTCAACGCCGTCGGCCTCAGCGGCGTGGACGGCCGGCTGCTCGAGGGCCGTCGAAAGCCCAATATCCGCATCGTCGAGGACGGCAGGACGAAGGTCCTGCGGGACGACTACACCGGCCGCATTGAAAAGGCAAATGTTTCGCTCCTGACCACGCTCCTCGACCAGGGGTACCTGCCCGTCGTCAGTCCCCCCGCCATCAGCTACGAAGGCGAGGTGATCAACGTGGACGGGGACCGCGCGGCCGCCGTGATCGCCGACGCCCTGGGCGCGGAACGGCTGGTCATCCTCTCCAACACACCCGGTTTTCTTGAGGATGCGGACGACGAGAGCACCCTGATACTCCGGATATCCCGGGACGGAATAGACGAGGCGATCGCGACCCACGCCAGGGACCGCATGAAGAAGAAGCTGCTTGGCGCCAAGGAAGCGCTGGAGGTGGGCGTGGGCCAGGTGATCCTGGGCGACGGCAGAATACCCGAACCGGTCACTGCGGCCTTGCGCGGCGCGGGCACGGTGATCGGGTAA
- the hisS gene encoding histidine--tRNA ligase, whose protein sequence is MNYKAPRGTYDILPEDQAYWRHVIERTRRVCELYGYEQIDVPVFEQTGLFERSVGESTDIVEKEMYTFLDRSDERMTLRPEFTAGICRAYAEHKLHGRPQPLRLFTIGPAFRYERPQAGRYRQFYQIDVEVLGSQDPAVDLEVMQVAWQIYEDVGIRGLSFQVNSTGCPACRPGYLDTLRSWYAQHLGEICGDCERRYGQNLLRLLDCKNESCRTISEDAPRIQDSLCEDCGGHFDRLRSYLDGLDRPYEVNHRLVRGLDYYTKTVFEVWAAGIGAQNAVCGGGRYDGLIGTVGGPETPAIGFASGIERIILTMKQEGIEPPGMPKPSVFVAYLGAEAKSAAVVLAQELRAAGVGTTALWEDRSLKAQMRQADRLGAAYTLIIGEEEVRNGVVMLRRMADSTQASIPRSEVLGAVKEGERT, encoded by the coding sequence ATGAACTACAAGGCCCCCAGAGGCACCTACGACATCCTGCCGGAGGACCAGGCCTATTGGCGGCACGTGATCGAGAGGACGCGGCGGGTCTGCGAACTGTACGGCTATGAGCAGATCGACGTGCCGGTCTTCGAGCAGACCGGCCTCTTCGAACGGAGCGTCGGCGAGTCCACGGACATCGTGGAGAAGGAGATGTACACCTTTCTCGACCGCAGCGACGAGCGCATGACTCTGCGCCCCGAATTCACGGCGGGGATCTGCCGGGCCTACGCCGAGCACAAGCTCCATGGCAGGCCTCAGCCCCTGCGGCTGTTCACGATCGGCCCGGCCTTCCGGTACGAGCGTCCCCAGGCGGGCCGGTACCGCCAGTTCTACCAGATCGACGTGGAGGTGCTGGGCAGCCAGGACCCGGCCGTCGATCTCGAGGTGATGCAGGTGGCCTGGCAGATCTACGAGGACGTCGGCATCCGCGGACTCTCCTTCCAGGTGAACAGCACGGGATGCCCCGCGTGCCGGCCGGGATACCTCGATACGCTGAGGTCCTGGTACGCGCAGCACCTGGGCGAGATCTGCGGCGACTGCGAACGCCGCTACGGACAGAACCTGCTGCGGCTTTTGGACTGCAAGAACGAATCCTGCCGCACGATCTCGGAAGACGCGCCGCGGATCCAGGACTCCCTGTGCGAAGATTGCGGCGGCCACTTCGACCGCCTGCGGTCCTACCTGGACGGCCTGGACCGGCCTTACGAGGTAAACCACCGCCTGGTACGGGGACTGGATTACTATACGAAGACCGTATTCGAGGTCTGGGCCGCGGGCATCGGCGCGCAGAACGCCGTATGCGGCGGCGGACGATACGACGGGCTGATCGGGACGGTCGGCGGGCCCGAAACGCCGGCGATCGGCTTCGCCTCCGGCATTGAGCGTATCATACTCACCATGAAGCAGGAGGGGATCGAGCCTCCCGGCATGCCGAAGCCGTCGGTATTCGTCGCCTATCTCGGCGCGGAAGCCAAGTCCGCCGCGGTGGTCCTGGCGCAGGAGCTGCGCGCGGCCGGCGTAGGCACGACGGCACTGTGGGAAGACCGGAGCCTGAAGGCCCAGATGAGACAGGCCGACCGGCTCGGCGCCGCCTATACCCTGATCATCGGTGAAGAAGAGGTGAGAAACGGCGTCGTCATGCTACGTCGCATGGCGGACAGCACGCAGGCGTCCATACCCCGGTCGGAGGTCCTCGGCGCGGTAAAAGAGGGAGAACGTACATGA
- the argC gene encoding N-acetyl-gamma-glutamyl-phosphate reductase, giving the protein MIKVSIAGASGYGGGELLRMLLFHPEIEIRQVTSESLAGKPVGRSHPNLRRVTDLKFSALADLEPCDVLCLCLPHGEAMKRWDALSGLAGRVIDLSADFRLRNPADYPTWYGHEHTHPEMLGRFVYGLAELYRDEIREAEYVACTGCLAATAILSLAPLVRAGAVDPSRLFMEGKIGSSAAGHRADRSTHHPDRSGAVRSFKPTGHRHTAEIMQELTFGGQAPGVHFSATAIEMVRGILMTTHAFANGNLSERDIWGIYREAYDREPFIRIIKERQGVFRYPDPKFLSGTNYCDIGFERDAHSDRVVVMGALDNLVKGAAGQAVQALNIMYGWDERTALEFPGLHPV; this is encoded by the coding sequence ATGATCAAGGTGTCGATCGCAGGCGCGTCCGGGTACGGCGGCGGGGAACTGCTGCGGATGCTGCTGTTCCATCCGGAAATCGAGATCCGGCAGGTGACTTCCGAATCGCTGGCCGGAAAGCCCGTGGGCCGTTCCCATCCCAACCTGCGCCGGGTCACGGACCTCAAGTTCAGCGCCCTGGCCGACCTGGAACCCTGCGACGTGCTGTGCCTGTGCCTCCCCCACGGCGAGGCCATGAAACGGTGGGACGCCCTCTCCGGCCTGGCGGGCCGCGTCATCGACCTGAGCGCCGACTTCCGCCTGCGCAATCCGGCGGATTACCCCACCTGGTACGGGCACGAACACACGCACCCGGAAATGCTGGGCCGTTTCGTGTACGGGCTGGCCGAACTGTACCGGGACGAGATCCGGGAAGCCGAGTATGTCGCGTGCACCGGGTGTCTGGCCGCCACGGCGATCCTGTCGCTGGCGCCCCTGGTCAGGGCCGGCGCCGTCGATCCTTCGCGCCTGTTCATGGAAGGGAAGATCGGTTCCTCCGCGGCGGGGCACCGGGCCGACCGGTCCACCCACCACCCGGACAGAAGCGGCGCGGTACGCTCCTTCAAGCCCACGGGCCATCGCCACACGGCGGAGATCATGCAGGAGCTGACCTTCGGCGGGCAGGCGCCCGGGGTCCATTTCTCGGCGACGGCCATCGAAATGGTGCGCGGCATCCTGATGACCACGCACGCTTTTGCAAACGGCAACCTGTCCGAAAGGGATATCTGGGGTATCTACCGGGAGGCCTACGACCGGGAACCCTTCATCCGCATTATCAAGGAGCGCCAGGGCGTGTTCCGGTACCCCGATCCGAAGTTTCTCTCGGGGACCAACTACTGCGATATCGGGTTCGAGCGGGACGCGCACAGCGACCGAGTCGTGGTCATGGGCGCATTGGACAACCTGGTCAAGGGTGCCGCCGGGCAGGCCGTGCAGGCGCTTAACATCATGTACGGGTGGGACGAGCGGACGGCCTTGGAGTTTCCGGGCCTGCACCCGGTATAG